One Lemur catta isolate mLemCat1 chromosome 15, mLemCat1.pri, whole genome shotgun sequence genomic window carries:
- the LOC123620655 gene encoding olfactory receptor 1E1, with the protein MTGRNQTIFSEFLLLGLPIKPEQQNLFYALFLAMYLTTVLGNLLIIILIRLDTHLHTPMYLFLSNLSFSDLCFSSVTIPKLLQNMQRQDPSIPYAGCLTQMYFFLFFGDLESFLLVAMAYDRYVAICFPLHYTTIMSPRLCLALVVLSWVLTTFHAMLHTLLMARLCFCADNVIPHFFCDMSALLKLACSDTRVNELVIFIMGGLILVIPFILIIVSYARIVSSIVKVPSARGICKAFSTCGSHLSVVSLFYGTVIGLYLCPSANNSTLKETVMAMMYTVVTPMLNPFIYSLRNRDMKGALGRVICQKKTLLSLCWQHL; encoded by the coding sequence ATGACAGGAAGGAATCAAACTATCTTCTCAGAGTTCCTCCTCCTGGGCCTGCCCATCAAACCAGAGCAGCAAAACCTATTTTATGCCCTGTTCCTGGCCATGTATCTTACTACTGTCCTGGGGAACCTCCTTATCATCATCCTCATTCGACTAGACACCCATCTTCACACACCCATGTATTTGTTTCTCAGCAACTTGTCcttctctgacctctgcttctctTCTGTGACCATTCCCAAGTTGTTGCAAAACATGCAGAGACAAGACCCATCCATTCCTTACGCAGGCTGCCTGACTCAAATGtacttcttcctattttttgGAGACCTGGAGAGCTTCCTCCTTGTGGCCATGGCCTATGatcgctatgtggccatctgttTCCCCCTGCATTACACCACCATCATGAGTCCCAGGCTCTGTCTTGCACTGGTGGTGCTGTCCTGGGTGCTGACCACATTCCATGCCATGTTGCACACCCTGCTCATGGCCAGACTGTGTTTCTGTGCAGACAACGTGATCCCTCACTTTTTCTGTGATATGTCTGCTCTGCTGAAGCTGGCCTGCTCTGACACTCGAGTTAATGAATTGGTGATATTCATCATGGGAGGCCTCATTCTCGTCATCCCATTCATACTCATCATCGTGTCCTATGCACGAATTGTCTCCTCCATCGTCAAAGTCCCCTCTGCTAGGGGCATCTGTaaggccttctccacctgtggcTCCCACCTCTCTGTGGTGTCACTGTTCTATGGGACAGTTATTGGTCTCTACTTATGCCCATCAGCTAATAATTCTACTCTGAAGGAGACTGTCATGGCTATGATGTACACTGTGGTGACCCCCATGCTGAACCCCTTCATCTATAGCCTGAGGAACAGAGACATGAAGGGAGCCCTGGGAAGAGTCATATGTCAAAAGAAAACTCTCTTATCTCTGTGTTGGCAACATTTGTAA